Proteins found in one Halalkalicoccus sp. NIPERK01 genomic segment:
- a CDS encoding site-specific integrase, with product MRLEATAKQDEYKVWMTDAELEELRRAAANHRDDLIIQLGGYVGLRAFEIPQIRPEHVKRTPDGDHYRLRVPEGKDTTGNGGKPRDAYLPADVEGDVHRYQTAEDISPDDLLIDLTERGVRDVVKRTAERAAAETGDDDYQYVSSHDLRRRFAQRLLVDRQMNPRVVMAVGGWDSFQAIEPYLNAPTAEVVNDAFEEAGLA from the coding sequence ATGCGACTGGAAGCGACCGCAAAACAGGACGAATACAAGGTCTGGATGACCGACGCCGAACTCGAGGAGTTGCGACGGGCCGCTGCGAACCATCGCGACGATCTCATCATCCAGCTCGGTGGCTACGTCGGCCTCCGAGCCTTCGAAATTCCGCAAATCCGCCCGGAACACGTGAAGCGCACGCCGGACGGCGATCACTACCGACTCCGGGTTCCAGAGGGAAAGGACACGACCGGGAACGGCGGGAAGCCCCGTGATGCCTACCTCCCAGCTGACGTCGAGGGCGACGTTCACCGCTACCAGACTGCCGAAGATATATCGCCAGACGATTTATTGATTGATCTCACCGAGCGCGGCGTCCGTGACGTCGTGAAGCGCACCGCCGAGCGTGCGGCCGCCGAAACTGGCGACGACGATTATCAGTACGTCAGTTCCCATGACCTCCGCCGACGCTTCGCCCAGCGACTCCTCGTCGACCGGCAGATGAATCCCCGGGTTGTGATGGCCGTCGGCGGCTGGGATAGCTTCCAGGCCATCGAACCGTACCTCAACGCACCGACGGCCGAGGTCGTCAACGATGCCTTCGAGGAGGCCGGTCTTGCATGA
- a CDS encoding restriction endonuclease subunit S encodes MVEQANIRQFTDEGESSSGQETVRLKHLARINPAKSEISDLNPETDVSFVPLEDFSTDGEIKNTETRPLEEVYDGYTYFREGDIAIAKITPSFENGKGAICQGLENDIGFGTTELHVLRPRKGVSSKFLWYLLRSEPFKQGGEAAMKGVAGQQRIPSEFLEEFSISIAPKTKRDTIVRNLEEIISYIDDLADRLDRLEKTLSERRNTIIDLGITGKLIQNAVMKDTKVSWIPRLPNNWSSTKLKYIVDEPIAYGIVQPGPDIESGVPYIRVSDLIEGELPEDGYMRTTTEIHEQYSRSVVHPGDLIMSIRATVGKVMQVPDHLEEANLGRGIARIRPDKSVNGDFLYYVLNSSLAHQEFNRLSKGATFSEVTLEMVRNLEIPLPPIEEQRQVVDQIQAGLESGQHLDEKVSECESLIEEKRQALITAAITGQIDVSEVKSEVKTSQI; translated from the coding sequence ATGGTTGAACAGGCGAATATCAGGCAGTTCACTGATGAGGGGGAAAGCTCGAGCGGGCAGGAGACGGTCCGACTGAAACACCTCGCACGAATCAATCCAGCCAAGTCCGAGATTTCTGACCTCAATCCGGAGACGGATGTTAGCTTCGTGCCCTTGGAAGACTTCAGTACTGATGGCGAAATCAAGAATACGGAGACTCGCCCGCTGGAAGAGGTCTATGATGGCTATACGTATTTCCGTGAGGGGGACATTGCAATAGCGAAAATCACTCCCTCATTCGAGAACGGCAAAGGCGCGATCTGTCAGGGCCTGGAGAACGATATCGGGTTTGGAACTACAGAATTACACGTTTTACGTCCACGAAAGGGTGTGTCCTCCAAGTTTTTATGGTACCTACTGAGATCGGAACCGTTCAAGCAAGGTGGTGAGGCAGCTATGAAAGGGGTAGCTGGTCAGCAGCGGATACCCAGCGAGTTCCTAGAAGAATTCTCTATCTCGATAGCTCCCAAGACCAAGAGAGATACAATAGTCCGAAATCTGGAGGAGATTATCAGTTATATTGATGATTTAGCAGATAGGCTAGATAGACTAGAGAAAACGCTGTCAGAAAGGAGAAACACCATCATTGATCTGGGAATCACCGGAAAACTCATTCAGAACGCGGTGATGAAGGATACTAAGGTATCCTGGATACCTCGACTACCGAATAATTGGTCGAGCACAAAATTAAAATATATTGTCGATGAGCCGATTGCGTACGGGATTGTCCAACCAGGCCCAGACATCGAGTCTGGGGTCCCATATATACGTGTGTCAGACCTGATAGAAGGCGAGCTCCCCGAAGACGGCTATATGCGAACGACGACAGAGATTCACGAGCAGTACTCTAGGTCAGTTGTTCACCCGGGCGATTTGATTATGTCCATCCGCGCGACCGTGGGTAAAGTGATGCAGGTTCCAGATCATCTGGAGGAAGCAAATCTTGGAAGAGGAATAGCTAGAATTCGTCCTGATAAGTCAGTTAATGGTGATTTCCTATATTATGTGCTTAACTCATCTCTGGCGCACCAAGAGTTTAACCGACTATCAAAGGGCGCCACATTTAGCGAAGTTACTCTAGAAATGGTTCGAAATCTCGAAATTCCTCTTCCCCCTATAGAAGAACAACGGCAGGTCGTTGACCAGATACAAGCAGGTTTGGAATCGGGGCAGCATCTTGACGAAAAAGTGTCTGAGTGTGAGAGTTTAATTGAAGAGAAACGTCAGGCACTTATCACCGCCGCGATCACGGGCCAGATTGATGTATCAGAAGTCAAAAGTGAAGTAAAGACCAGTCAAATATGA
- a CDS encoding class I SAM-dependent DNA methyltransferase, translating into MVENFTEKTDFIWSIADLLRGDYKQSEYQKVILPLTVLRRLDCVTEQSKDEVLERYEQLQKQGIENVAPSLKQAADAEVYNTSEYTFESLCNDPDDIAENLQYYINQYDEETTEIFEKFDFDHQIQRLNEANLLYKVVRQFAELPLHPDEVPNEEMGYIYEELIRKFNELSNETAGEHFTPREVIELMVNLVFQEDDEVLTEQDAIRTVYDPACGTGGMLSVAEEYVRQLNTDANLHVFGQELNPESYAVCNSDMLIKGQEPENIIYGNSFTDDGFPSRTFDYMLSNPPFGVSWKKVKDQVEREHEEEGFAGRFGAGLPRTNDGAFLFLQHMLSKMKSPSQGGSRIAIVFNGSPLFNGGPNSGESAIRRWILENDWLEAIVGLPKNLFYNTGIRTYIWVLSNDKPERRQGHVQLIDAQDLYAEMDESLGEKRHELTQEHINEISRLFGDLKANGRSKVVPTEEFGYRRIVIDRPLRMSFRATEERIESLDDERAFTNRDEEVQEAVKEALYELDSETQWMDRDEFMQEVEDCFERNDIDVRNSVYNAIERALGEQNDDAEIVTDSKGNPEHDTDLRDRERVPLGKDPREYFEEEVQPYVENAWINESSKYHDDQDGELGVVGYEINFDRYFYEYEPPRPLEEIDADIRELEDEIVELLSEVTE; encoded by the coding sequence ATGGTCGAGAACTTCACTGAGAAGACGGACTTCATCTGGTCTATTGCGGATTTACTCAGAGGGGACTACAAGCAGTCGGAGTATCAGAAGGTAATCCTGCCGCTGACAGTGCTCCGACGGCTCGACTGCGTGACTGAGCAGAGTAAAGACGAGGTGTTGGAGCGCTACGAACAGCTCCAGAAACAAGGCATCGAAAACGTTGCACCCTCGCTGAAGCAGGCTGCTGACGCGGAGGTGTACAACACCAGCGAGTACACGTTCGAGTCGCTGTGCAATGACCCCGACGACATCGCGGAGAACCTCCAGTACTACATCAATCAATACGACGAGGAGACAACGGAGATCTTCGAGAAGTTCGACTTCGACCACCAGATACAGCGCCTCAATGAGGCCAATCTCCTCTACAAGGTGGTTCGGCAGTTTGCGGAGCTTCCTCTACATCCGGACGAGGTCCCCAACGAGGAAATGGGTTATATCTATGAAGAACTCATCCGGAAGTTCAACGAACTCAGTAACGAGACCGCCGGCGAACACTTCACGCCGCGGGAAGTCATCGAACTGATGGTCAATCTCGTCTTCCAAGAGGACGACGAGGTCCTGACCGAGCAGGACGCCATCCGCACGGTCTACGACCCGGCTTGTGGGACCGGCGGGATGCTCAGCGTCGCCGAGGAGTACGTCCGTCAGCTCAACACCGACGCGAACCTCCACGTCTTCGGGCAGGAGCTGAATCCCGAATCCTATGCCGTCTGTAACTCAGATATGCTCATCAAGGGACAAGAGCCTGAGAACATCATTTACGGTAACTCCTTTACTGACGATGGCTTCCCGAGCCGGACCTTCGACTATATGCTCTCCAACCCGCCGTTCGGGGTTTCGTGGAAGAAGGTCAAAGATCAGGTTGAGCGTGAACACGAGGAGGAAGGGTTCGCTGGCCGCTTTGGCGCGGGGCTCCCACGGACCAACGACGGAGCGTTCCTGTTTCTCCAGCATATGCTGAGTAAGATGAAGTCACCATCACAGGGTGGCTCCCGTATTGCGATTGTGTTCAACGGCTCACCGTTGTTCAACGGTGGCCCAAACAGCGGGGAGTCAGCTATCCGCCGCTGGATTCTCGAAAATGACTGGCTGGAGGCCATTGTCGGCCTACCCAAGAATCTCTTCTACAATACGGGCATTCGGACCTACATTTGGGTGCTCTCGAACGACAAACCCGAGCGACGGCAGGGGCACGTTCAGCTTATCGACGCCCAGGACTTGTATGCCGAGATGGACGAGAGCCTGGGGGAGAAACGTCACGAGCTAACACAGGAGCACATCAACGAGATCTCGCGCCTCTTCGGCGATCTGAAGGCCAACGGCCGTTCGAAGGTCGTCCCCACCGAAGAGTTCGGCTACCGCCGCATCGTCATCGACCGGCCGTTGCGCATGAGCTTCCGCGCGACCGAGGAGCGTATCGAAAGCCTTGACGACGAACGGGCGTTCACGAACCGCGACGAAGAGGTGCAGGAAGCGGTGAAAGAGGCGCTCTATGAACTGGACTCGGAGACACAGTGGATGGACCGAGACGAGTTCATGCAGGAAGTGGAAGACTGCTTCGAACGGAACGATATTGACGTCCGCAATAGCGTCTACAATGCGATCGAGCGCGCGCTGGGCGAGCAGAACGATGACGCCGAGATAGTGACCGACAGCAAGGGGAACCCGGAGCATGACACCGATCTGCGCGACCGTGAGCGCGTGCCCTTGGGGAAGGATCCGCGGGAGTACTTCGAGGAGGAGGTACAGCCCTATGTTGAGAACGCTTGGATAAACGAGAGTAGCAAATACCACGACGATCAGGATGGCGAATTAGGAGTGGTGGGGTACGAAATCAACTTCGATCGCTACTTCTACGAATATGAGCCGCCACGGCCGCTAGAGGAGATCGACGCCGACATTCGTGAACTGGAGGATGAAATCGTCGAACTGCTGAGCGAGGTGACAGAATAA